From a region of the Rhinolophus sinicus isolate RSC01 linkage group LG04, ASM3656204v1, whole genome shotgun sequence genome:
- the PCDH20 gene encoding protocadherin-20: MRGRGNARSSPALAVSWRPTTWHPRLDMGRLSRSRSTTSHRNLPHLFLFFLLVGPFNCLASYSRATELLYSLNEGLPAGVLIGSLAEDLRLVPGDAGRQDQLSQPEERTGAERNPPLSFSLASRGLSGQYVTLDNRSGELHTSAQEIDREALCLEGGGGAAWGGSISISSPSSDSCLLLLDVLVLPQEYFRFVKVKIAIRDINDNAPQFPVSQISVWVPENAPVNTRLAIEHPAMDPDVGTNGVQTYRLLDYHRMFTLDVEENENGERTPYLIVMGMLDRETQDQYVSIIIAEDGGSPPLLGSATLTIGISDINDNCPLFTDSQINVTVYGNATVGTPIAAVQAVDRDLGTNAQITYSYSQKVPQASKDLFHLDEATGVIQLFSKIGGSVLETHKLTILANGPGCIPAVITALVSIIKVIFRPPEIVPRYIANEIDGIVYLKELEPVNTPIAFFTIRDPEGKYKVNCYLDGEGPFRLSPYKPYNNEYLLETTKPMDYELQQFYEITVVAWNSEGFHVKKIIKVQLLDDNDNAPIFLQPLIELTIEENNAPNAFLTKLYATDADSGERGQVSYFLGPDAPSYFSLDSVTGILTVSTQLDREEKEKYRYTVRAVDSGKPPRQSVATVALTVLDKNDNSPRFINKDFSFFVPENFPGYGEIGVISVTDADAGRNGWVALSVVNQSDIFVIDTGKGMLRAKVSLDREQQSSYTLWVEAVDGGEPALSSTAKITILLLDINDNPPLVLFPQSNMSYLLVLPSTLPGSPVTEVYAVDKDTGMNAVIAYSIIGRRGPRPESFRIDPKTGNITLEEALLQTDYGLHRLLVKVSDHGYPEPLHSTVMVNLFVNDTVSNESYIESLLRKEPEINIEEKEPQIAIEPTHRKVESGSCMPTLVALSVISLGSITLVTGMGIYICLRRGKKDHREDENLEVQIPLKGKIDLHMRERKPMDISNI; the protein is encoded by the exons ATGCGCGGCCGAGGGAATGCGCGCAGCTCACCGGCCCTGGCAGTGAGCTGGCGCCCTACGACCTGGCACCCGCGCCTGGATATGGGGCGGCTAAGTCGTTCCAGGAGCACCACCAGCCACAGAAACCTGCCG catctgtttctgtttttcctcttggtGGGACCCTTCAACTGCCTCGCGAGTTACAGTCGGGCCACGGAGCTTCTGTACAGCCTGAACGAGGGACTGCCCGCGGGGGTGCTCATCGGCAGCCTGGCCGAGGACCTGCGGCTGGTGCCCGGCGACGCCGGGAGGCAGGATCAGCTGTCGCAGCCGGAGGAGCGCACGGGCGCTGAGCGGAACCCCCCTCTCTCCTTCAGCCTGGCCTCCCGGGGACTCAGTGGCCAGTATGTGACCCTAGACAACCGCTCCGGGGAGTTGCACACGTCTGCCCAGGAAATCGACCGAGAGGCCCTGTGTCTTGAAGGAGGTGGAGGGGCTGCCTGGGGAGGCAGCATTTCCATCTCATCTCCTTCCTCTGATTCCTGTCTTTTGCTTCTGGATGTACTGGTCCTGCCTCAGGAATACTTTAGGTTTGTGAAGGTGAAAATCGCTATCCGGGACATCAATGACAATGCCCCACAGTTCCCGGTTTCCCAAATCTCTGTTTGGGTTCCCGAAAATGCCCCGGTAAACACCCGGCTGGCCATAGAGCATCCTGCCATGGACCCAGATGTAGGCACTAACGGGGTGCAGACCTACCGCTTACTAGACTACCATCGTATGTTCACCCTGGACGTGGAGGAGAATGAGAACGGGGAGCGCACGCCCTACCTAATTGTCATGGGAATGTTGGACAGGGAGACTCAAGACCAGTATGTGAGCATCATCATAGCTGAAGATGGTGGGTCTCCACCACTGTTGGGCAGCGCCACCCTCACCATTGGCATAAGTGACATTAATGACAATTGCCCTCTCTTCACAGACTCACAGATCAATGTCACTGTGTATGGGAATGCTACCGTGGGCACACCGATTGCAGCTGTCCAGGCTGTGGATAGAGACCTGGGGACCAATGCTCAGATCACATACTCTTACAGCCAGAAGGTTCCACAGGCCTCCAAGGATTTATTCCATCTGGATGAAGCCACTGGAGTCATTCAACTTTTCAGTAAGATTGGGGGAAGTGTCCTGGAAACGCACAAGCTCACCATCCTTGCCAATGGGCCAGGCTGCATCCCCGCTGTGATCACTGCCCTGGTGTCCATTATCAAAGTCATTTTCAGACCACCTGAAATTGTTCCTCGTTATATAGCAAATGAGATAGATGGTATTGTTTACCTGAAAGAACTGGAGCCTGTTAACACTCCCATTGCGTTCTTCACCATCAGAGATCCAGAAGGTAAATACAAAGTGAACTGCTACCTGGATGGTGAAGGGCCATTTAGGCTATCACCCTACAAACCATACAACAATGAATATTTACTAGAAACCACAAAACCTATGGACTATGAGCTACAGCAGTTCTATGAAATAACAGTGGTGGCCTGGAACTCTGAGGGATTTCAcgtcaaaaaaattattaaagtacaaCTTTTAGATGACAATGACAATGCTCCTATTTTCCTTCAACCCTTGATAGAACTAACCATTGAAGAAAACAATGCACCCAATGCCTTCTTGACTAAGCTGTATGCTACAGATGCTGACAGTGGAGAGAGAGGCCAAGTTTCGTATTTTCTGGGACCTGATGCTCCATCATATTTTTCCTTAGACAGTGTCACAGGGATTCTGACAGTTTCTACTCAGCTGGAccgagaagagaaagaaaagtacaggTACACAGTCAGAGCTGTTGACTCTGGGAAGCCACCCAGACAATCCGTAGCTACTGTGGCTCTCACGGTGTTGGATAAAAATGACAACAGCCCTAGGTTCATCAACAAGGACTTCAGCTTTTTTGTGCCAGAAAATTTTCCAGGATATGGTGAAATTGGAGTAATTAGTGTGACAGATGCTGATGCCGGGCGAAACGGGTGGGTTGCCCTCTCGGTGGTGAACCAGAGTGATATTTTTGTCATAGACACAGGAAAGGGCATGTTGAGAGCTAAAGTCTCTTTGGACAGAGAGCAGCAAAGCTCCTATACTTTGTGGGTTGAAGCTGTTGATGGAGGTGAGCCTGCCCTCTCCTCTACTGCAAAAATCACAATTCTCCTCCTTGATATCAATGACAACCCCCCTCTGGTTTTATTTCCTCAGTCTAACATGTCTTATCTGTTAGTACTACCTTCTACTCTCCCAGGCTCCCCAGTTACAGAGGTCTATGCTGTGGACAAAGACACCGGCATGAATGCTGTCATAGCTTACAGCATCATAGGAAGACGAGGTCCTAGGCCTGAGTCCTTTAGGATTGACCCTAAAACTGGCAACATTACTCTGGAGGAGGCATTGCTGCAGACAGATTATGGACTCCATCGTTTACTGGTGAAAGTGAGCGATCATGGTTACCCCGAGCCTCTCCATTCCACGGTCATGGTGAACTTATTTGTGAATGACACTGTCAGTAATGAGAGCTACATTGAGAGTCTTTTAAGAAAGGAGCCAGAAATTAATATAGAGGAGAAAGAGCCACAGATCGCAATTGAACCGACTCATAGGAAAGTCGAATCCGGGTCCTGTATGCCCACCCTAGTAGCTCTGTCTGTAATAAGCCTGGGTTCTATCACTCTCGTAACAGGGATGGGCATATACATCTGTTtaaggagagggaaaaaggatCACAGGGAAGATGAAAATCTGGAGGTACAAATTCCACTGAAAGGAAAAATTGACTTGCACATGAGAGAGAGGAAACCGATGGATATTTCTAACATTTGA